The Athalia rosae chromosome 7, iyAthRosa1.1, whole genome shotgun sequence genome window below encodes:
- the LOC105689705 gene encoding uridine-cytidine kinase-like 1 isoform X2, with protein MAAKIQQFDPPSSASSDSDETEQCLEDREVFLAEESAEDVDRYQRSNGTPTPQSPRPPSTGSQKSPRSRRQRTTSMTQSSKKTSAESILRSKTRTIYTAGRPPWYNSAGQQVEPFVIGICGGSASGKTTVAAKIIESLDVPWVTLLSMDSFYKVLNEKQHAMAAQNEYNFDHPDAFDFELLAATLQRLKEGRKVEVPIYNFVTHSRENRTKTMYGANVIIFEGILTFYNSDVLKMCDMKVFVETDADVRLARRLRRDISQRGRDLEGVLKQYCTMVKPSFYYYIAPSMVHADIIVPRGGDNEVAIELIVQHVHTQLQLRGFKLREKLAHSYIGQPLPTSLYLLPDTPQIKGLHTFIRNKSTFRDEFIFYSKRLIRLVIEYALSLLPFKEITVETPQGVLYQGKRGATDKICGVSILRAGETMEQAVCDVCKDIRIGKILIQTNLQTGEPELYYLRLPKDIKDYKVILMDATVATGAAAMMAIRVLLDHDVAEDNILLVSLLMAESGVHSIAYAFPQVKIVTSALDPEINEKFYVLPGIGNFGDRYFGTEPSVEE; from the exons ATGGCTGCGAAAATACAGCAATTTGACCCTCCGAGTTCGGCCAGCTCAGATag CGATGAAACGGAGCAGTGTCTCGAAGATCGGGAGGTCTTTTTAGCTGAGGAATCAGCAGAGGATGTTGACCGGTATCAGAGATCCAACGGTACTCCGACACCTCAATCTCCCAGGCCTCCTTCCACAG GTTCTCAGAAGTCACCTAGATCTCGGAGACAGCGTACTACAAGCATGACTCAATCCAGTAAAAAGACATCAGCTGAATCTATTTTACGGAGCAAAACAAGGACCATATACACTGCCGGGAGACCTCCATGGTACAATTCTGCTGGCCAGCAAGTCGAACCATTTGTTATAG GAATATGTGGGGGCAGTGCTTCTGGGAAAACTACGGTGGCGGcaaaaataatagaatcaCTTGATGTTCCCTGGGTGACTCTTTTGAGCATGGATTCCTTTTACAAG gTTCTTAATGAAAAGCAGCATGCAATGGCGGCCCAAAATGAATACAATTTTGATCATCCAGATGCGTTCGATTTTGAGCTACTTGCAGCAACGCTGCAGCGTCtcaaagaaggaagaaaggtGGAAGTACCAATCTACAACTTTGTCACGCATAGCCGCGAAAATCGAACT AAAACTATGTACGGTGcaaatgtaataatatttgagGGAATACTCACCTTCTACAATTCAGACGTGTTAAAG ATGTGCGATATGAAGGTGTTCGTTGAAACGGATGCAGATGTTAGACTTGCACGGAGGCTGAGAAGAGATATATCGCAAAGAGGCAGAGATCTGGAAGGAGTCTTAAAACAATACTGCACAATGGTCAAACCTTCCTTCTATTACTACATTGCCCCAAGTATGGTCCATGCAGACATTATCGTGCCACGGGGAGGTGATAATGAAGTGGCAATCGAGCTGATAGTACAACATGTACACACCCAATTGCAATTG AGGGGATTCAAGTTACGTGAAAAATTAGCTCATTCGTACATCGGCCAACCTTTGCCAACGTCGTTATATTTGTTGCCAGATACACCACAAATAAAGGGTCTACACACATTTATTCGCAACAAGTCTACGTTCAgggatgaatttattttttattcaaaacgtCTCATACGACTAGTCATTGAATATGCCCTGTCGCTGCTGCCGTTTAAG GAGATCACAGTTGAAACACCTCAAGGTGTGTTGTATCAAGGAAAACGAGGAGCAACCGACAAAATTTGTGGTGTATCAATACTTAGAGCAGGAGAGACTATGGAGCAGGCTGTGTGCGACGTGTGTAAAGATATACGAATAGGAAAAATCCTCATTCAAACGAATTTGCAAACTGGCGAGCCAGAG CTGTACTATTTGAGGCTTCCAAAGGATATAAAGGATTATAAAGTTATATTGATGGACGCAACAGTTGCCACTGGAGCAGCAGCAATGATGGCAATCAGAGTTTTGCTGGACCATGACGTTGCAGAGGACAATATTTTATTGGTTTCGCTTCTCATGGCAGAATCTGGTGTTCACTCTATCGCTTATGCCTTCCCCCAGGTCAAAATAGTAACATCTGCCTTAGATcctgaaattaatgaaaagttCTACGTACTACCAGGAATTGGAAATTTTGGAGATCGTTATTTTGGCACGGAACCCTCTGTCGAAGAGTAA
- the LOC105689707 gene encoding E3 ubiquitin-protein ligase Iruka isoform X2, whose translation MAEAAVDGAPMPRFFCHRCSVEIQHLLPDYICPHCSTGFIEEVDARGNDGGTDMDISSEELSDAEGDASDYGFQRSNRDELRELFFELSEASGAMASGMAAPPGVVGGSNSGRSGTQGGERHALGNDPRNPGRGGLRQVMGLPIDHLIQDFIFNLSGWGVPVGQGQTPVLFLGNPGDYVWGRDGLDAIVTQLLNQMEGTGPPPLPREQIDQIPSTTVTQEQVDVKLQCSVCWEDFRLAEPVRQLPCQHFYHAPCIVPWLELHGTCPICRQSLGDQNSVEANQDTVAPNLAAFFQGSQ comes from the exons ATGGCCGAAGCCGCCGTAGACGGGGCTCCAAtgcctcgatttttttgtcacaGATGCAGCGTTGAAATTCAGCACCTCCTACCT GATTATATTTGTCCACACTGCTCGACTGGATTCATTGAAGAGGTAGATGCCAGAGGCAATGACGGCGGCACTGACATGGATATTAGCAGCGAAGAGCTGAGCGACGCAGAGGGTGATGCTTCCGATTATGGT TTCCAACGTTCTAATAGAGATGAGCTGCGTGAACTCTTTTTTGAGCTCTCAGAAGCTAGCGGTGCAATGGCCAGTGGTATGGCTGCACCACCAGGAGTTGTCGGTGGCTCCAATAGCGGAAGGAGTGGAACTCAAGGAGGTGAACGACACGCCCTAGGAAATGATCCGCGTAATCCTGGAAG GGGTGGCCTAAGGCAAGTTATGGGACTACCTATTGATCATCTGATACAAGATTTCATATTTAACTTGTCTGGATGGGGTGTGCCAGTAGGTCAAGGACAAACTCCTGT ACTTTTCTTGGGCAATCCTGGAGATTATGTTTGGGGCCGAGATGGATTGGATGCAATAGTTACACAATTATTGAATCAAATGGAAGGTACAGGACCACCTCCATTACCTCGTGAACAAATAGATCAGATACCTAGTACTACAGTCACCCAAGAACAAGTAGATGTGAAGCTCCAGTGCTCGGTCTGCTGGGAAGACTTTAGACTAGCTGAACCCGTGAGGCAGTTACCCTGTCAACACTTTTACCACGCTCCCTGCATTGTACCCTGGCTGGAACTG CATGGCACGTGCCCGATTTGCAGACAAAGTTTGGGCGACCAAAATTCGGTAGAAGCTAATCAAGACACAGTTGCTCCAAATCTAGCTGCTTTT TTTCAGGGCAGTCAATGA
- the LOC105689706 gene encoding zinc transporter ZIP11 isoform X1 codes for MLKGYGSVVQALLGTLFTWGLTAAGAALVVVIRGKQRKLLDASLGFAAGVMIAASYWSLLAPAIEMAVESKFYGQEGEYAFAPVGLGFLIGAAFVYGTDAFISSLGIQSPTVVLAMQSVGTKQRRKILAKLKSDQDIDERFSGSEVSVSGGRVYSDEESTTIDGFYEQSTRRRQTGGTMQRVPETEDIETVYGVPNIEAKNEQWRRILLLIVAVTVHNIPEGLAVGVGFGAIGSSASATFENARNLAIGIGIQNFPEGLAVSLPLQAAGFSTFKSFWYGQLSGMVEPIAGVLGAASVGLVAPALPYALSFAAGAMIYVVVDDIIPEAHSSGNGKVASWGAVVGFLVMMALDVGLG; via the exons ATGCTCAAGGGTTACGGATCTGTCGTACAAGCACTTCTGGGTACCTTGTTTACCTGGGGCTTGACTGCTGCAGGCGCTGCTCTAGTTGTCGTCATACGTGGAAAACAA agaaaattattagaTGCCAGCCTTGGTTTTGCTGCCGGAGTCATGATAGCGGCCAGCTACTGGTCCTTATTGGCACCAGCTATTGAGATGGCAGTGGAAAGTAAATTTTATGGCCAAGAAGGAGAGTATGCATTTGCACCGGTTGGACTAGGCTTCCTCATCGGTGCTGCGTTTGTCTACGGCACAGATGCTTTCATATCTTCTCTAGGCATTCAGTCCCCCACTGTGGTTCTAGCAATGCAGTCAGTCGGTACGAAACAAAGACGAAAAATCCTTGCCAAGCTAAAAAGCGACCAGGATATTGACGAACGTTTTAGTGGTAGTGAAGTTAGTGTTAGTGGTGGAAGAGTGTACTCTGATGAGGAGTCGACTACCATCGACG GGTTCTATGAACAGAGCACAAGAAGAAGACAGACGGGTGGTACAATGCAGCGTGTCCCTGAAACTGAGGATATCGAGACTGTCTATGGGGTACCAAATATCGAAGCCAAGAACGAACAGTGGAGAAGAATACTGTTACTCATTGTAGCAGTAACG gttcaCAACATTCCCGAGGGTTTGGCAGTTGGTGTGGGTTTTGGAGCCATAGGGAGCAGTGCCTCGGCGACTTTTGAGAATGCtag aaatctaGCTATCGGAATCGGGATACAAAATTTTCCCGAGGGTCTAGCGGTCTCGTTACCTCTTCAAGCTGCTGGCTTTAGTACGTTCAAGAGTTTTTGGTACGGACAACTTTCTGGTATGGTTGAACCAATTGCTGGGGTTTTGGGTGCGGCTAGTGTAGGTTTAGTCGCACCGGCTTTACCCTACGCCCTATCTTTTGCTGCTGGCGCAATGATTTACGTTGTAGTTGACGACATAATTCCCGAAGCTCATTCAAG TGGGAACGGAAAGGTGGCCAGCTGGGGTGCAGTTGTTGGCTTCCTGGTTATGATGGCACTTGATGTTGGCCTTGGGTAA
- the LOC105689705 gene encoding uridine-cytidine kinase-like 1 isoform X1, with translation MPIFTTQQSPYEIIPFQPFMSTAVSVSFDETEQCLEDREVFLAEESAEDVDRYQRSNGTPTPQSPRPPSTGSQKSPRSRRQRTTSMTQSSKKTSAESILRSKTRTIYTAGRPPWYNSAGQQVEPFVIGICGGSASGKTTVAAKIIESLDVPWVTLLSMDSFYKVLNEKQHAMAAQNEYNFDHPDAFDFELLAATLQRLKEGRKVEVPIYNFVTHSRENRTKTMYGANVIIFEGILTFYNSDVLKMCDMKVFVETDADVRLARRLRRDISQRGRDLEGVLKQYCTMVKPSFYYYIAPSMVHADIIVPRGGDNEVAIELIVQHVHTQLQLRGFKLREKLAHSYIGQPLPTSLYLLPDTPQIKGLHTFIRNKSTFRDEFIFYSKRLIRLVIEYALSLLPFKEITVETPQGVLYQGKRGATDKICGVSILRAGETMEQAVCDVCKDIRIGKILIQTNLQTGEPELYYLRLPKDIKDYKVILMDATVATGAAAMMAIRVLLDHDVAEDNILLVSLLMAESGVHSIAYAFPQVKIVTSALDPEINEKFYVLPGIGNFGDRYFGTEPSVEE, from the exons ATGCCCATTTTTACGACGCAACAATCACCATATGAAATAATACCGTTTCAACCATTCATGTCCACAGCTGTTTCTGTCTCCTT CGATGAAACGGAGCAGTGTCTCGAAGATCGGGAGGTCTTTTTAGCTGAGGAATCAGCAGAGGATGTTGACCGGTATCAGAGATCCAACGGTACTCCGACACCTCAATCTCCCAGGCCTCCTTCCACAG GTTCTCAGAAGTCACCTAGATCTCGGAGACAGCGTACTACAAGCATGACTCAATCCAGTAAAAAGACATCAGCTGAATCTATTTTACGGAGCAAAACAAGGACCATATACACTGCCGGGAGACCTCCATGGTACAATTCTGCTGGCCAGCAAGTCGAACCATTTGTTATAG GAATATGTGGGGGCAGTGCTTCTGGGAAAACTACGGTGGCGGcaaaaataatagaatcaCTTGATGTTCCCTGGGTGACTCTTTTGAGCATGGATTCCTTTTACAAG gTTCTTAATGAAAAGCAGCATGCAATGGCGGCCCAAAATGAATACAATTTTGATCATCCAGATGCGTTCGATTTTGAGCTACTTGCAGCAACGCTGCAGCGTCtcaaagaaggaagaaaggtGGAAGTACCAATCTACAACTTTGTCACGCATAGCCGCGAAAATCGAACT AAAACTATGTACGGTGcaaatgtaataatatttgagGGAATACTCACCTTCTACAATTCAGACGTGTTAAAG ATGTGCGATATGAAGGTGTTCGTTGAAACGGATGCAGATGTTAGACTTGCACGGAGGCTGAGAAGAGATATATCGCAAAGAGGCAGAGATCTGGAAGGAGTCTTAAAACAATACTGCACAATGGTCAAACCTTCCTTCTATTACTACATTGCCCCAAGTATGGTCCATGCAGACATTATCGTGCCACGGGGAGGTGATAATGAAGTGGCAATCGAGCTGATAGTACAACATGTACACACCCAATTGCAATTG AGGGGATTCAAGTTACGTGAAAAATTAGCTCATTCGTACATCGGCCAACCTTTGCCAACGTCGTTATATTTGTTGCCAGATACACCACAAATAAAGGGTCTACACACATTTATTCGCAACAAGTCTACGTTCAgggatgaatttattttttattcaaaacgtCTCATACGACTAGTCATTGAATATGCCCTGTCGCTGCTGCCGTTTAAG GAGATCACAGTTGAAACACCTCAAGGTGTGTTGTATCAAGGAAAACGAGGAGCAACCGACAAAATTTGTGGTGTATCAATACTTAGAGCAGGAGAGACTATGGAGCAGGCTGTGTGCGACGTGTGTAAAGATATACGAATAGGAAAAATCCTCATTCAAACGAATTTGCAAACTGGCGAGCCAGAG CTGTACTATTTGAGGCTTCCAAAGGATATAAAGGATTATAAAGTTATATTGATGGACGCAACAGTTGCCACTGGAGCAGCAGCAATGATGGCAATCAGAGTTTTGCTGGACCATGACGTTGCAGAGGACAATATTTTATTGGTTTCGCTTCTCATGGCAGAATCTGGTGTTCACTCTATCGCTTATGCCTTCCCCCAGGTCAAAATAGTAACATCTGCCTTAGATcctgaaattaatgaaaagttCTACGTACTACCAGGAATTGGAAATTTTGGAGATCGTTATTTTGGCACGGAACCCTCTGTCGAAGAGTAA
- the LOC105689707 gene encoding E3 ubiquitin-protein ligase Iruka isoform X1, translating into MAEAAVDGAPMPRFFCHRCSVEIQHLLPDYICPHCSTGFIEEVDARGNDGGTDMDISSEELSDAEGDASDYGFQRSNRDELRELFFELSEASGAMASGMAAPPGVVGGSNSGRSGTQGGERHALGNDPRNPGRGGLRQVMGLPIDHLIQDFIFNLSGWGVPVGQGQTPVLFLGNPGDYVWGRDGLDAIVTQLLNQMEGTGPPPLPREQIDQIPSTTVTQEQVDVKLQCSVCWEDFRLAEPVRQLPCQHFYHAPCIVPWLELHGTCPICRQSLGDQNSVEANQDTVAPNLAAFFRAVNESSNSRTSST; encoded by the exons ATGGCCGAAGCCGCCGTAGACGGGGCTCCAAtgcctcgatttttttgtcacaGATGCAGCGTTGAAATTCAGCACCTCCTACCT GATTATATTTGTCCACACTGCTCGACTGGATTCATTGAAGAGGTAGATGCCAGAGGCAATGACGGCGGCACTGACATGGATATTAGCAGCGAAGAGCTGAGCGACGCAGAGGGTGATGCTTCCGATTATGGT TTCCAACGTTCTAATAGAGATGAGCTGCGTGAACTCTTTTTTGAGCTCTCAGAAGCTAGCGGTGCAATGGCCAGTGGTATGGCTGCACCACCAGGAGTTGTCGGTGGCTCCAATAGCGGAAGGAGTGGAACTCAAGGAGGTGAACGACACGCCCTAGGAAATGATCCGCGTAATCCTGGAAG GGGTGGCCTAAGGCAAGTTATGGGACTACCTATTGATCATCTGATACAAGATTTCATATTTAACTTGTCTGGATGGGGTGTGCCAGTAGGTCAAGGACAAACTCCTGT ACTTTTCTTGGGCAATCCTGGAGATTATGTTTGGGGCCGAGATGGATTGGATGCAATAGTTACACAATTATTGAATCAAATGGAAGGTACAGGACCACCTCCATTACCTCGTGAACAAATAGATCAGATACCTAGTACTACAGTCACCCAAGAACAAGTAGATGTGAAGCTCCAGTGCTCGGTCTGCTGGGAAGACTTTAGACTAGCTGAACCCGTGAGGCAGTTACCCTGTCAACACTTTTACCACGCTCCCTGCATTGTACCCTGGCTGGAACTG CATGGCACGTGCCCGATTTGCAGACAAAGTTTGGGCGACCAAAATTCGGTAGAAGCTAATCAAGACACAGTTGCTCCAAATCTAGCTGCTTTTTTCAG GGCAGTCAATGAATCGAGTAATAGTAGAACTTCCTCTACCTAG
- the LOC105689706 gene encoding zinc transporter ZIP11 isoform X2, whose product MLKGYGSVVQALLGTLFTWGLTAAGAALVVVIRGKQRKLLDASLGFAAGVMIAASYWSLLAPAIEMAVESKFYGQEGEYAFAPVGLGFLIGAAFVYGTDAFISSLGIQSPTVVLAMQSVGFYEQSTRRRQTGGTMQRVPETEDIETVYGVPNIEAKNEQWRRILLLIVAVTVHNIPEGLAVGVGFGAIGSSASATFENARNLAIGIGIQNFPEGLAVSLPLQAAGFSTFKSFWYGQLSGMVEPIAGVLGAASVGLVAPALPYALSFAAGAMIYVVVDDIIPEAHSSGNGKVASWGAVVGFLVMMALDVGLG is encoded by the exons ATGCTCAAGGGTTACGGATCTGTCGTACAAGCACTTCTGGGTACCTTGTTTACCTGGGGCTTGACTGCTGCAGGCGCTGCTCTAGTTGTCGTCATACGTGGAAAACAA agaaaattattagaTGCCAGCCTTGGTTTTGCTGCCGGAGTCATGATAGCGGCCAGCTACTGGTCCTTATTGGCACCAGCTATTGAGATGGCAGTGGAAAGTAAATTTTATGGCCAAGAAGGAGAGTATGCATTTGCACCGGTTGGACTAGGCTTCCTCATCGGTGCTGCGTTTGTCTACGGCACAGATGCTTTCATATCTTCTCTAGGCATTCAGTCCCCCACTGTGGTTCTAGCAATGCAGTCAGTCG GGTTCTATGAACAGAGCACAAGAAGAAGACAGACGGGTGGTACAATGCAGCGTGTCCCTGAAACTGAGGATATCGAGACTGTCTATGGGGTACCAAATATCGAAGCCAAGAACGAACAGTGGAGAAGAATACTGTTACTCATTGTAGCAGTAACG gttcaCAACATTCCCGAGGGTTTGGCAGTTGGTGTGGGTTTTGGAGCCATAGGGAGCAGTGCCTCGGCGACTTTTGAGAATGCtag aaatctaGCTATCGGAATCGGGATACAAAATTTTCCCGAGGGTCTAGCGGTCTCGTTACCTCTTCAAGCTGCTGGCTTTAGTACGTTCAAGAGTTTTTGGTACGGACAACTTTCTGGTATGGTTGAACCAATTGCTGGGGTTTTGGGTGCGGCTAGTGTAGGTTTAGTCGCACCGGCTTTACCCTACGCCCTATCTTTTGCTGCTGGCGCAATGATTTACGTTGTAGTTGACGACATAATTCCCGAAGCTCATTCAAG TGGGAACGGAAAGGTGGCCAGCTGGGGTGCAGTTGTTGGCTTCCTGGTTATGATGGCACTTGATGTTGGCCTTGGGTAA